The following coding sequences are from one Nicotiana tabacum cultivar K326 chromosome 1, ASM71507v2, whole genome shotgun sequence window:
- the LOC107763509 gene encoding E3 ubiquitin-protein ligase ATL4-like, which produces MSAYYTQPPPLYFTSVGGGTIPSTAAEAHISNVKTTSSSIVIVIIVVATAIIVSASIYLLLRLLSRRSSRTYAAADDVISHPAAISNRLSGRLFESLPLFSFGSVTGSLTGIDCAVCLSKFESHDQLRLLPLCCHAFHRECIDTWLLTNLSCPLCRSTVAPTDADVLNKILTATNSENPTIGTPNSNTGSFRLEIGSVSRRRVGSDSAGRRSYSIGSFEYIVEEGHELSVDSIRRSEVSDKDLTGDPVPEPPGEGLTAEVSGGRSWLRDYVDRIASFRSSGRFFFSGSSRRSDIVVPVDDLEAGRVGEEISEYFRWLSGV; this is translated from the coding sequence ATGTCCGCCTATTATACACAGCCACCGCCTCTGTACTTCACCAGCGTCGGCGGTGGCACGATTCCCAGCACCGCCGCAGAAGCACATATTTCGAACGTCAAAACCACTTCTTCATCGATTGTGATTGTTATTATTGTCGTCGCCACCGCCATTATCGTTTCCGCTTCCATTTACCTCCTCCTCCGCCTCCTCTCCCGCCGCTCCTCCCGAACCTACGCCGCCGCAGACGACGTAATTTCTCATCCCGCTGCTATTTCAAATCGTCTCTCCGGTCGACTGTTCGAGTCATTGCCGCTGTTCAGTTTTGGTTCTGTGACTGGCAGTTTGACTGGAATTGACTGTGCAGTTTGTCTCTCCAAATTCGAATCGCACGATCAGCTGCGTCTTCTTCCACTTTGCTGTCATGCGTTCCACCGCGAGTGCATTGACACATGGCTTCTAACAAATCTGTCCTGTCCTCTTTGCCGCTCTACTGTGGCCCCCACCGACGCTGACGTACTGAACAAGATATTAACAGCAACAAATTCTGAAAACCCTACCATTGGCACTCCTAATAGTAATACCGGTAGTTTCCGACTCGAAATTGGTAGCGTGAGTCGGAGACGGGTCGGGTCGGATTCCGCGGGCCGGAGGTCCTATTCGATTGGTTCATTTGAATATATTGTTGAAGAAGGCCACGAGTTGTCCGTAGATTCCATTCGGCGGAGTGAAGTTTCTGATAAGGATTTAACCGGAGATCCGGTACCAGAGCCGCCGGGAGAGGGTTTAACAGCTGAAGTTTCCGGCGGACGGAGTTGGCTACGTGATTACGTTGACCGGATTGCATCATTCCGTAGCTCCGGAAGGTTTTTCTTCAGTGGTAGTAGTCGCCGGAGTGACATTGTCGTTCCAGTGGACGATTTGGAGGCTGGCCGCGTTGGGGAGGAGATTAGCGAGTACTTTCGCTGGCTTTCTGGGGTATGA